The window AGAAGCGCATCTTACGCAGTGCACAGCTTCGTGGAAGGAGCTTAATTTTACACCAGAGCATAATAAGCTGTATTGGATTCTGGAAGGCGAAGGCTGGGTTAAGGTTGACCATCAGGAGCTTAATCCTTTACCCGGTCAGCTATGTCTGCTTCCTGCCCACACGCTCCATTCTTACTCCACGATCAGCGATCGCCCTTATTTAAAATATTGGTGCCATTTCACGGCACATATCGGTTCTTTTGACCTCTTTCAATGGCTGGATATTCCTTTGTTTATCCAAATTTGCAACGTAGAGCAGATGACGGCATGGTTTAAAGAGCTTGCCGCCTTGCATCATGAACCGTCACTAACTTCGCGTTTACGAGAAAAAGCAATCCTGCTGCAAATCATATCCAGCTACTTGGAAGCGGTTCCTGTACATGTACTGCAAAAGCGTACCGATGAAATGGACCGACTCGGCCAATTACGGCAATTTATTGAGCAGAATCTTCATAAGAGCATCACTGTGGAACAAATGGCCAAGTCCGTTCACCTGCACCCCAATTACTTGATCAAATATTTTAAAAAGCACTTTGGCATGCCCCCCGCCAAATACATGCAGCGCAAGCGCATCGACAAGGCCAAATTTCTGCTCACGACCACGTCGCTCAGTATGAGAGAAATTGCCGAGCAGACCGGTTATGAGGATACGAACCATTTCGCGAAAAGCTTCCGCAAAGACACCGGCTTTCCGCCTACGGAATATCGGATGAATGTACGGGGTAAAGGATAAAATAGTAAAAAAACGCTAGGATCAGCGACTGACAGTTGTCATCAGTCCATCCTAGCGTTTTTTTTAGTTATAAGGCTGATTAGTCCAACACTTCACTGTCAAAAATCTGCGCACGCTGCAAGTAAGCTCTGAGCGGTATGAATGAAGCTCCCGTCCAGAAGGACGAGTCACCGACAAGCTCAGCCGCATCATCGCGCGCTTGCTCCATGACTTCAAAGTCCGCCATCATGTCGGCGATCCGGAACTCCGGCAGCCCGCTCTGCTTCGTGCCGAAGAAGTCCCCCGGCCCGCGCAGCTCTAGATCGCGCCGGGCAATCTCGAAGCCGTCGGTCGTTTCG is drawn from Paenibacillus sp. V4I7 and contains these coding sequences:
- a CDS encoding AraC family transcriptional regulator — protein: MMMNTQQITFLSDLLQNLQIHILEAHLTQCTASWKELNFTPEHNKLYWILEGEGWVKVDHQELNPLPGQLCLLPAHTLHSYSTISDRPYLKYWCHFTAHIGSFDLFQWLDIPLFIQICNVEQMTAWFKELAALHHEPSLTSRLREKAILLQIISSYLEAVPVHVLQKRTDEMDRLGQLRQFIEQNLHKSITVEQMAKSVHLHPNYLIKYFKKHFGMPPAKYMQRKRIDKAKFLLTTTSLSMREIAEQTGYEDTNHFAKSFRKDTGFPPTEYRMNVRGKG